The following are encoded in a window of Bacteroidales bacterium genomic DNA:
- a CDS encoding ABC transporter ATP-binding protein, producing MEVIKLEDISRHYKVGTVIVKALNDVSFSVQKGEYVALMGPSGSGKSTLMNVLGCLDTPTAGTYILNNANVSKLDDNQLAEIRNKEIGFVFQTFNLLPRYNAIDNVALPLIYAGVKKEQRLERAVKTLKDVGLGDRMEHKPNELSGGQRQRVAIARALVNNPSIILADEPTGNLDTKTSIEIMSLFGELHKKGNTIIIVTHEEDIALHAHRIIRLRDGFVFSDEKNDNITDPKKI from the coding sequence ATGGAAGTTATAAAACTAGAAGATATAAGTCGTCATTACAAGGTTGGAACTGTGATAGTTAAAGCCTTGAATGATGTTTCTTTTAGTGTTCAAAAAGGCGAATATGTGGCACTTATGGGACCTTCAGGCTCGGGGAAATCAACGTTGATGAATGTTTTAGGCTGCTTAGACACTCCAACTGCTGGCACATACATTTTGAATAATGCTAATGTAAGCAAACTTGACGACAATCAACTTGCGGAGATAAGAAATAAGGAAATAGGATTTGTTTTTCAAACATTTAATCTGTTGCCTCGCTATAATGCTATTGACAATGTGGCTCTGCCGCTAATTTACGCAGGAGTAAAAAAAGAACAACGCTTAGAAAGAGCTGTAAAAACGCTAAAAGATGTAGGTTTGGGCGATAGAATGGAGCATAAACCTAATGAGCTGTCAGGAGGGCAGCGCCAACGTGTGGCTATTGCTAGAGCTTTGGTTAATAATCCTTCAATTATTTTAGCAGATGAGCCTACCGGAAATCTTGATACAAAAACATCAATTGAAATCATGTCTTTGTTTGGCGAATTGCATAAAAAAGGCAATACGATTATTATTGTAACGCATGAAGAAGACATTGCTTTGCATGCTCATCGTATAATTCGCTTACGAGATGGCTTTGTCTTTTCCGATGAAAAAAATGATAATATTACAGATCCTAAAAAAATATAA
- a CDS encoding cob(I)yrinic acid a,c-diamide adenosyltransferase, protein MNKIYTRKGDKGFTTLVGGKAVSKTCLRVEAYGSIDELNAFVGSLYELAKNKQEKDFLFWLMNKLFLIGSHIATDESFEGKQFFKEITDADTENIETEIDRLTAKLPKIKNFILPVGSSEAALAHVCRAVCRRVERTVLRLNDAEAVPIVILTFLNRLSDYFFILARNLANEYGKGDVLLENL, encoded by the coding sequence ATGAATAAAATATATACTCGCAAAGGTGATAAAGGTTTTACAACGTTAGTTGGAGGAAAAGCTGTGAGCAAAACTTGCTTGAGAGTTGAGGCTTATGGTTCTATAGATGAGCTAAATGCTTTTGTAGGTTCATTGTATGAGTTAGCGAAAAATAAGCAAGAAAAAGATTTTTTATTTTGGTTGATGAATAAACTTTTCCTTATCGGCTCGCATATCGCTACTGATGAGTCTTTTGAAGGCAAACAGTTTTTTAAAGAAATTACTGATGCAGATACCGAAAATATTGAAACAGAAATAGATAGATTGACTGCGAAATTGCCAAAAATAAAAAATTTCATTTTGCCTGTTGGCTCTTCTGAAGCAGCTTTGGCGCATGTTTGTAGAGCGGTTTGTAGACGAGTTGAACGAACAGTGCTGCGATTGAATGATGCTGAGGCTGTGCCGATTGTTATTTTAACATTTTTGAATAGACTAAGCGATTATTTTTTTATCTTAGCAAGAAATTTGGCTAATGAATATGGAAAAGGAGATGTGCTATTGGAAAATCTGTAA